In one window of Leifsonia sp. Root112D2 DNA:
- the thrB gene encoding homoserine kinase: MSHAASAPRGRSVTVQVPATSANLGPGFDTFGLALSLYDELTVTVRDEPGAHVEVIGIGAGEVPTDETNLVVTAIAHTFRSLGREMPGIDVVARNAIPHGRGLGSSGAAIVSGIMAAKGLLRGIVDIDALGLLALATEMEGHPDNVAPALFGGLTIAWVTPEGPQSKKLMVHRGVSPLVFVPEHVMSTALARSLQPLQVPHADAVFNLSRSALLVAALTQSPELLLAATEDKLHQSYRASAMPETHRLVTMLRENGFAAVVSGAGPSVLVLCSDPGQRLAAAALVASNSESRWQALMLAVDFKGATVSVTDLAASALPGS, encoded by the coding sequence ATGAGCCACGCTGCTTCCGCTCCGCGCGGACGGTCGGTGACGGTTCAGGTTCCCGCCACCTCGGCGAACCTCGGCCCGGGCTTCGACACCTTCGGCCTCGCGCTGTCGCTGTATGACGAGCTCACCGTGACGGTTCGCGACGAGCCGGGAGCGCACGTCGAGGTCATCGGCATCGGTGCCGGCGAGGTGCCCACCGACGAGACCAATCTCGTCGTCACGGCCATCGCGCACACCTTCCGTTCGCTCGGTCGAGAGATGCCGGGCATCGATGTGGTTGCCCGCAATGCGATTCCGCACGGGCGCGGCCTCGGGTCATCCGGTGCCGCAATCGTCTCGGGCATCATGGCGGCCAAGGGCCTGCTGAGGGGCATCGTCGACATCGACGCGCTCGGACTGCTCGCCCTCGCCACCGAGATGGAGGGGCATCCCGACAACGTGGCCCCGGCCCTCTTCGGCGGCCTCACCATCGCCTGGGTCACGCCCGAAGGCCCGCAGAGCAAGAAGCTCATGGTGCACCGCGGGGTATCGCCGCTGGTCTTCGTGCCCGAGCACGTCATGTCCACGGCGCTGGCCCGCAGCCTGCAGCCGCTGCAGGTTCCCCACGCGGATGCCGTGTTCAACCTCTCGAGATCGGCGCTGCTCGTTGCAGCACTCACACAGAGCCCTGAGCTGCTGCTCGCGGCCACCGAGGACAAGCTGCACCAGAGCTACCGCGCCTCGGCCATGCCGGAGACGCACCGGCTTGTGACGATGCTGCGAGAGAACGGATTCGCCGCCGTTGTTTCCGGCGCCGGGCCATCCGTTCTGGTGCTCTGCAGCGACCCGGGCCAGCGGCTGGCCGCGGCGGCGCTCGTGGCGTCGAACTCCGAAAGCCGGTGGCAGGCACTGATGCTGGCTGTCGATTTCAAGGGTGCGACGGTCTCGGTCACCGATCTGGCGGCATCCGCGCTCCCCGGTTCCTGA
- the thrC gene encoding threonine synthase, protein MPSKPNSRQWRGVLREYADRLNISDATPIVTLGEGGTPLLPAPALSARTGADVWVKYEGMNPTGSFKDRGMTMAISKAMEAGAKAVICASTGNTSASAAAYATHAGIQAVVLVPEGKIAMGKLSQAIAHDAQLLQVQGNFDDCLEIARDLANNYPVHLVNSVNPDRIEGQKTAAFEVVEVLGDAPDFHIVPVGNAGNYTAYSRGYAEELERGETTKLPRMFGFQAAGSAPIVVGHPVKNPETIASAIRIGNPASWQLALAAREQTDGYFGAIDDAAILEAYHILAGEVGIFVEPASAISVAGLLERSDAGAIAKGATVVLTVTGHGLKDPQWALRTADGSDVKPTVVPVDTATIAEVLALVPNGSGNAA, encoded by the coding sequence ATGCCGTCAAAACCCAACAGTCGTCAGTGGCGCGGAGTGCTGCGCGAGTATGCGGATCGTCTCAACATCTCGGATGCCACGCCCATTGTCACGCTCGGCGAGGGAGGTACCCCGCTGCTGCCCGCGCCCGCGCTGTCGGCACGCACCGGTGCGGATGTCTGGGTCAAGTACGAGGGCATGAACCCGACCGGCTCGTTCAAGGACCGTGGCATGACCATGGCCATTTCCAAGGCGATGGAGGCCGGCGCCAAGGCCGTGATCTGCGCCTCCACCGGCAACACTTCCGCGTCTGCGGCCGCGTATGCCACGCACGCGGGCATTCAGGCAGTTGTGCTGGTGCCCGAGGGCAAGATCGCGATGGGCAAGCTCAGCCAGGCCATCGCCCACGACGCCCAGTTGCTGCAGGTGCAGGGCAACTTCGACGATTGCCTCGAGATCGCCCGCGACCTGGCGAACAACTACCCGGTGCACCTCGTGAACTCGGTGAACCCCGACCGTATCGAGGGCCAGAAGACGGCGGCATTCGAGGTCGTCGAGGTTCTGGGGGATGCGCCCGACTTTCACATCGTTCCCGTCGGAAACGCCGGCAACTACACCGCGTACTCGCGCGGATACGCGGAGGAGCTGGAGCGCGGTGAGACCACGAAGCTGCCGCGCATGTTCGGTTTTCAGGCCGCAGGCAGCGCGCCGATCGTCGTCGGTCACCCGGTGAAGAACCCGGAGACCATCGCCAGCGCCATCCGCATTGGCAACCCCGCGTCGTGGCAGCTCGCGCTCGCCGCCCGCGAACAGACCGACGGATACTTCGGTGCCATCGACGACGCCGCGATCCTCGAGGCGTACCACATTCTTGCCGGTGAGGTCGGAATCTTCGTGGAGCCGGCATCCGCCATCAGCGTCGCCGGTCTGCTCGAGCGCTCGGATGCCGGAGCGATTGCGAAGGGCGCCACCGTTGTGCTCACGGTCACCGGACACGGACTCAAGGATCCGCAGTGGGCGTTGCGTACCGCCGACGGATCCGACGTGAAGCCCACGGTCGTTCCCGTGGACACGGCCACTATCGCGGAGGTGCTCGCCCTGGTGCCGAATGGTTCCGGGAACGCCGCATGA
- a CDS encoding homoserine dehydrogenase, whose product MIEYRNLRVALLGAGSVGAQVASLLLSQKDELTARVGAGLELIGIAVRDVDAPRSVELPQHLFTTDAESLILGADIVIELIGGIEPARTLVLQALNSGADVVTANKALLATHGPELFRAAEQVGAQLDYEAAVAAAIPIIRPLHDSLAGDRVDRILGIVNGTTNFILDRMDTHGDTLESALATATELGYAEADPTADIEGYDAAQKAAILASLAFHTTVPIESVYREGITSITKEQVDAARAGGYVIKLLAICERLTDATTGEKGVSARVYPALISREHPLASVHGAHNAVFVQAAAAGDLMFYGAGAGGVQTASAVLGDLVSAARRHVVGGPGVAESTHSKLPVLDVGSVTTRYQISLQVVDQPGVLATIARLLSDGGVSVETVQQSVATAPDETPGHTVAADAPPTATLVIGTHAAPESALAATVKVLAASDVVSSVASILRVEGS is encoded by the coding sequence ATGATCGAGTACAGAAACCTGCGGGTCGCCCTGCTGGGCGCCGGCTCCGTCGGCGCGCAGGTGGCGAGTCTGCTGCTCTCGCAGAAAGACGAGCTCACCGCTCGCGTCGGCGCCGGCCTCGAGCTCATCGGCATCGCCGTGCGCGACGTCGATGCGCCGCGCTCGGTCGAGCTGCCGCAGCACCTCTTCACCACGGATGCCGAGTCCCTGATTCTGGGCGCCGACATCGTGATCGAACTCATCGGCGGCATCGAACCGGCGCGCACACTCGTGTTGCAGGCGCTGAACTCGGGCGCGGATGTCGTCACCGCTAACAAGGCGCTGCTCGCCACCCACGGCCCCGAGCTGTTTCGGGCCGCCGAGCAGGTCGGTGCCCAGCTCGACTATGAGGCCGCCGTCGCCGCCGCGATTCCGATCATCCGGCCGCTGCACGACAGCCTCGCCGGTGACCGCGTGGACCGCATTCTCGGCATCGTCAACGGCACCACGAACTTCATTCTCGATCGCATGGACACGCACGGCGACACGCTCGAATCGGCGCTCGCCACGGCAACCGAACTTGGTTACGCCGAAGCCGACCCGACCGCCGACATCGAAGGCTATGACGCCGCCCAGAAGGCGGCCATTCTGGCCAGCCTGGCCTTCCACACCACCGTGCCGATCGAATCCGTGTACCGCGAGGGCATCACCTCCATCACGAAGGAGCAGGTCGACGCCGCCCGCGCGGGCGGCTACGTGATCAAGCTGCTGGCGATCTGCGAGCGGCTGACGGATGCCACGACCGGCGAGAAGGGCGTCTCGGCACGCGTGTATCCCGCGTTGATCAGCCGGGAGCATCCGCTCGCCTCGGTGCACGGTGCCCACAACGCCGTCTTCGTGCAGGCCGCCGCTGCTGGCGACCTGATGTTCTACGGTGCAGGCGCCGGGGGAGTGCAGACGGCATCCGCGGTGCTCGGCGACCTCGTCTCGGCCGCCCGCCGACACGTCGTCGGCGGCCCGGGCGTCGCCGAATCGACGCACTCGAAACTGCCCGTGCTCGACGTCGGATCCGTCACCACCCGCTACCAGATCTCCCTGCAGGTCGTCGACCAGCCGGGCGTGCTCGCCACCATTGCGCGTCTGCTCAGCGACGGCGGCGTCTCGGTCGAAACCGTGCAGCAGTCGGTCGCGACGGCGCCTGATGAGACGCCGGGTCATACCGTTGCAGCGGACGCCCCGCCCACCGCTACCCTTGTAATCGGAACCCACGCAGCCCCCGAGTCAGCCCTTGCCGCCACGGTGAAGGTTCTCGCGGCGAGCGATGTGGTGAGTTCCGTCGCATCCATACTCCGAGTCGAAGGATCGTAA